A region of the Thermococcus sp. genome:
TCGTCGGCCGGTTTCAGCCGGTCCACAACGGGCATATAAAAGCTCTGGAATTTGTATTTTCGCAGGTTGATGAGGTTATCATTGGAATCGGGAGCGCCCAGGCGAGCCATACGCTGAAAAACCCCTTCACGACGAGCGAGAGGATGGAGATGCTTATCAGGGCCCTTAACGAGGCCGG
Encoded here:
- a CDS encoding adenylyltransferase/cytidyltransferase family protein; its protein translation is MVKRGLFVGRFQPVHNGHIKALEFVFSQVDEVIIGIGSAQASHTLKNPFTTSERMEMLIRALNEAG